From a single Deinococcus humi genomic region:
- a CDS encoding MFS transporter — MTTTFAPAQLSRAFWLYWAGVALTALGDAIVYVALPYLALAVGRGMGGAGAVGLVVLAGSLPRFLGPLVGGLADRLAPRGLLAFSAGVRGLAVLGVGLWGQFGTLPLAALLALAFLNGLLSTLAYTAGSALVPRVVEPDALARANSLSSGALMGAPLLGFGLGGGLIHAFGAAGALLVGVPLVLALCAAALALPHLSAAHGGGRLQPLADLRAGLRVIGASPLLLALMGMSFALNLAMNVMNTRAPLQMALHGRGAADYAVFEMLISGGVLLGIVLVTPLTARWSLDALISAGRWVLLAGTLGFILVSVPAWWAGAAVFGLGLGLLEVAVTTRSQQIIEPGVRGRVIGALMGVNAVALSLGAGLAALPLPTPGLMLGLVGLLLVLTPLWPAALRRQRLSASSSASANPSSSSSQG, encoded by the coding sequence ATGACCACCACCTTTGCCCCCGCCCAGCTGTCCCGCGCCTTCTGGCTGTACTGGGCGGGCGTCGCCCTGACCGCGCTGGGCGACGCCATCGTCTATGTTGCCCTGCCGTACCTGGCCCTGGCCGTTGGCAGAGGCATGGGCGGCGCGGGGGCGGTGGGACTGGTGGTGCTGGCCGGAAGCCTGCCGCGTTTTCTGGGACCGTTGGTGGGCGGGCTGGCCGATCGCCTGGCCCCGCGCGGCCTGCTGGCCTTCAGCGCCGGGGTTAGAGGACTGGCGGTGCTGGGGGTGGGGCTGTGGGGTCAGTTCGGGACGCTGCCCCTGGCTGCCCTGCTGGCGCTGGCATTTCTCAATGGCCTGCTGTCCACGCTGGCCTACACGGCGGGCAGCGCCCTGGTGCCGCGTGTGGTTGAGCCGGACGCACTGGCCCGCGCCAACAGCCTGAGCAGCGGCGCGTTGATGGGCGCGCCGCTGCTCGGCTTCGGACTGGGTGGCGGGCTGATCCACGCCTTCGGGGCGGCGGGCGCGCTGCTGGTGGGCGTCCCGCTGGTGCTGGCACTATGTGCGGCGGCGCTAGCCCTGCCTCACCTCTCCGCCGCGCACGGGGGAGGGCGGCTTCAGCCGCTGGCCGATCTGCGCGCCGGGCTGAGAGTGATTGGCGCCTCACCGCTGCTGCTGGCCCTGATGGGCATGAGCTTTGCACTGAATCTGGCCATGAACGTGATGAACACCCGCGCCCCGTTGCAGATGGCGCTGCACGGGCGCGGGGCGGCCGATTACGCCGTCTTCGAGATGCTGATCTCGGGCGGAGTCCTGCTGGGCATTGTGCTGGTCACGCCGCTGACGGCCCGCTGGTCCCTCGACGCTCTGATCAGCGCGGGCCGCTGGGTGCTGCTGGCCGGAACGCTGGGCTTCATCCTCGTCTCCGTTCCCGCGTGGTGGGCCGGGGCCGCCGTCTTCGGTCTGGGCCTGGGGTTATTGGAGGTGGCTGTGACCACCCGTTCCCAGCAGATCATCGAGCCGGGGGTGCGGGGGCGCGTGATCGGCGCGCTGATGGGCGTCAACGCCGTGGCGCTCAGCCTGGGCGCGGGGCTGGCCGCCCTGCCGCTGCCCACCCCGGGGCTGATGCTTGGCCTCGTGGGGCTGCTGCTGGTCCTGACGCCGCTGTGGCCGGCTGCGCTGCGCCGTCAGCGTCTCAGCGCGTCCTCCAGCGCCTCGGCGAACCCCTCCTCATCGTCGAGCCAGGGGTAG
- a CDS encoding alpha/beta fold hydrolase yields the protein MTGDAPQDDFFGDDLDAGEQGEGVYIERLNGADLYFEVAGNLDSGETPLIYLHGGPGYNSYSFRELFGESLERPAVYLDGRGSGRSGPLEDTEQGHETLDLDTLVADLEAVRDFLGLEKIIPLGHGFGALIALEYARRHPTQTERVVVVGPWIHFPALALTLLTEASALRGVELDDPAGAIRASTPEGQHPQVGDARVQAAFSLLNARDLLNALEFVDAPSRMRLEFVDVESQLVGGGEVQEALVNQGMWEFEYLPFLAELRRPVYVIVGVQDRTSYPEQVQYLADLADADVTVLDTGHYPWLDDEEGFAEALEDALRR from the coding sequence GGCGAGCAGGGAGAGGGGGTCTACATCGAGCGCCTGAACGGGGCGGACCTTTATTTCGAGGTTGCGGGCAACCTCGACTCCGGCGAGACGCCGCTGATCTACCTGCATGGCGGCCCTGGCTACAACAGTTATTCGTTCCGGGAACTGTTCGGCGAGTCCCTGGAACGCCCGGCGGTCTACCTGGATGGGCGCGGCAGTGGACGGAGCGGCCCGCTGGAAGACACCGAGCAGGGGCACGAAACCCTTGATCTGGATACGCTGGTGGCCGATCTCGAGGCCGTGCGCGACTTTCTGGGTCTTGAGAAGATCATCCCCCTCGGCCACGGCTTCGGGGCGTTGATCGCCCTGGAATACGCCCGCCGCCACCCAACCCAGACCGAGCGTGTGGTGGTGGTCGGCCCCTGGATTCACTTTCCGGCGCTGGCCCTAACCCTGCTCACTGAGGCCAGCGCCCTGCGCGGTGTGGAACTGGATGACCCTGCCGGGGCGATCCGCGCCAGCACGCCCGAAGGGCAGCACCCCCAGGTGGGCGACGCGCGGGTGCAGGCGGCCTTCAGCCTGCTGAACGCCCGTGACCTGCTCAATGCTCTGGAATTTGTGGACGCTCCCAGCCGCATGCGGCTGGAGTTCGTGGACGTGGAGAGCCAGCTCGTGGGCGGCGGCGAGGTGCAGGAGGCACTGGTCAACCAGGGCATGTGGGAATTCGAATACCTGCCCTTCCTGGCCGAACTGCGCCGCCCGGTCTACGTGATCGTGGGCGTGCAGGACCGCACCAGTTACCCCGAACAGGTGCAGTACCTGGCCGATCTGGCCGACGCGGACGTGACCGTGCTGGACACCGGGCACTACCCCTGGCTCGACGATGAGGAGGGGTTCGCCGAGGCGCTGGAGGACGCGCTGAGACGCTGA